One window from the genome of Candidatus Hydrogenedens sp. encodes:
- a CDS encoding EF-hand domain-containing protein: MKKQITITLFAGLCVLLMTQWAMAQPPAPQGPPPPGAIGKDEPGPPPGPPPNRPAMEEVFKKADKNADGNLSLEEFIEMHKNRPPRPQGPPPNDMRPDRPPKMERGNRPSREEMPREKMKQRVEEVFKEADKDGDGKLTLDEFKSIKPPRGPKPPLPPNKPVPPGRGPGPEGQRPMGQKVMELLKEADTNNDGKVSLEELKAVRPHITEERFKRMDTNNDGFITKEDVRDWAEHARAKFKQADTDNDGKLSREEVKKLFPNMNDEVFNRKDENKDGFLTLEELKPKFERN; encoded by the coding sequence ATGAAAAAGCAAATTACAATAACACTGTTCGCTGGGTTGTGTGTCCTATTAATGACACAATGGGCTATGGCTCAACCGCCTGCACCGCAAGGTCCTCCACCTCCGGGTGCTATAGGTAAAGACGAACCCGGTCCACCTCCGGGACCACCCCCTAATCGTCCTGCTATGGAAGAGGTATTTAAAAAGGCAGATAAGAATGCAGATGGCAATCTGTCATTAGAGGAATTTATAGAAATGCATAAGAACCGTCCACCCAGACCTCAAGGTCCACCTCCGAACGATATGCGTCCCGATAGACCTCCAAAGATGGAAAGAGGGAATAGACCTTCTCGAGAGGAGATGCCTCGTGAGAAAATGAAACAACGAGTAGAGGAAGTTTTCAAGGAAGCAGATAAAGATGGTGATGGCAAATTGACGCTGGATGAGTTTAAGTCAATTAAACCTCCGCGTGGACCCAAACCTCCATTACCACCCAATAAACCTGTTCCTCCGGGTAGAGGACCGGGACCGGAAGGTCAGCGACCTATGGGTCAAAAAGTAATGGAATTGCTTAAAGAAGCAGATACGAATAATGATGGGAAGGTATCCTTAGAAGAGTTAAAGGCAGTTCGTCCACACATAACCGAAGAACGGTTTAAACGAATGGATACTAACAATGATGGTTTTATTACGAAGGAAGATGTCCGTGATTGGGCGGAGCATGCTCGAGCAAAATTTAAACAAGCAGATACGGATAATGATGGCAAACTCTCGCGTGAGGAGGTGAAAAAGTTATTCCCGAATATGAATGATGAGGTATTTAATCGGAAGGATGAAAATAAGGATGGCTTTTTAACCTTAGAAGAACTAAAACCGAAATTCGAAAGAAACTAA
- a CDS encoding metallophosphoesterase family protein — protein MIYAIISDIHANAEALKVVLDAIDREKIEQIICLGDVVGYNAEPNECIDILRERKIPTILGNHDAVACELEEPWGFNAVALPAILWTRKELTEDNKEWLQRLPDTLNFVDFAAVHGAPKNHNTYIFTWEDVHPFLYFLEEQNTELCFHGHTHIPIILSSDGTYSLDEDGNFKMKRGKEYFINPGSVGQPRDGDSHAAFGILDTETNIYKQVRVEYNIEVTARKVLEASLHPFLAERLQHGR, from the coding sequence TTGATTTACGCAATAATTTCTGATATACATGCAAATGCAGAAGCACTCAAAGTTGTGTTAGATGCAATAGATAGAGAAAAAATTGAACAGATAATTTGTTTAGGTGATGTTGTTGGTTACAATGCAGAACCTAATGAATGTATTGATATTTTAAGGGAACGCAAAATACCCACGATATTAGGAAATCATGATGCCGTTGCCTGTGAATTAGAGGAGCCATGGGGATTTAATGCTGTGGCTCTTCCCGCCATTCTTTGGACACGAAAAGAATTAACGGAAGATAATAAAGAGTGGCTACAACGCCTACCTGACACATTAAATTTCGTTGATTTTGCGGCTGTTCATGGGGCTCCCAAAAACCATAATACTTACATTTTTACATGGGAAGATGTTCATCCCTTCTTATATTTCTTGGAAGAACAAAACACCGAATTATGTTTTCATGGGCACACACATATACCCATTATTCTCTCTTCCGATGGAACTTACAGCCTCGATGAAGATGGAAATTTTAAGATGAAACGGGGAAAAGAATATTTCATTAATCCGGGTTCTGTAGGACAACCTCGCGATGGTGATTCGCATGCCGCTTTTGGAATTTTGGACACTGAAACCAATATATACAAACAAGTTCGTGTCGAGTATAATATAGAAGTCACCGCAAGAAAAGTGCTCGAAGCAAGTCTACATCCTTTTCTTGCGGAACGACTACAACATGGAAGATAG
- the hisB gene encoding imidazoleglycerol-phosphate dehydratase HisB: MSEAKISRKSKETEIKLLVRFPGTGQSKINTGVGFLDHMLTLFSKHSGMDIELEAKGDLEVDAHHTVEDVGICLGKACAQLFPDIEKRNRYGHAVVPMDEALSEVIIDLSGRPYLYFSADLPRVKLGTFDIELTEEFFRAFSNHFKITLHILLRYGKNTHHCIEALFKACARALSQSLEENTNYARYGSSTKGMIDS, translated from the coding sequence ATGTCCGAAGCTAAAATCAGTCGTAAATCCAAAGAAACAGAAATTAAATTACTCGTCCGTTTTCCGGGAACGGGACAATCTAAAATAAATACAGGTGTTGGTTTTTTAGACCACATGTTAACACTTTTTTCCAAACACTCCGGCATGGATATTGAATTAGAGGCAAAAGGTGATTTGGAAGTAGATGCTCATCATACCGTAGAAGATGTTGGAATCTGTCTGGGGAAAGCCTGTGCCCAACTCTTTCCTGATATAGAAAAAAGAAACCGTTATGGACATGCCGTAGTCCCGATGGATGAGGCTCTTTCTGAAGTTATCATAGACCTCAGTGGGAGACCGTATCTTTATTTTTCTGCGGATTTACCCCGTGTTAAATTAGGAACATTTGATATAGAATTGACGGAAGAATTCTTTAGAGCCTTTTCAAATCATTTCAAAATAACTTTACATATCCTATTACGATATGGTAAAAATACACATCACTGTATAGAAGCCCTTTTTAAGGCATGTGCTCGAGCACTCTCTCAATCTCTGGAAGAAAACACCAACTATGCCCGTTATGGCTCTTCGACAAAAGGAATGATTGATTCATGA
- the hisH gene encoding imidazole glycerol phosphate synthase subunit HisH, whose protein sequence is MIAIIDYGMGNLRSAQKALEKVGCEAVITENPKDLMDADAGILPGVGAFRDCYEGLKQKGFVDPIKEFVQTGKPLLGICIGLQLLFEYGEEGGGSEGLGIFKGKVIRFPSTEQTGLKVPHMGWNLVQPVPGKNNPLLPSGKGGYAYFVHSYYPQPTDDNIVLATCDYGVSFPCMVGNGSILGVQFHPEKSQQFGLQILHNFGEFIKRKTT, encoded by the coding sequence ATGATTGCAATTATAGATTATGGAATGGGAAATTTAAGAAGTGCACAGAAAGCCCTGGAAAAGGTCGGTTGTGAAGCAGTAATCACAGAAAATCCTAAAGACCTGATGGATGCTGATGCCGGGATATTGCCCGGTGTCGGGGCTTTTCGTGATTGTTATGAAGGTTTAAAACAAAAAGGATTTGTTGACCCTATCAAAGAATTTGTTCAAACGGGAAAACCTTTATTGGGAATATGTATAGGGCTACAACTTCTTTTTGAATATGGAGAAGAAGGAGGTGGCTCTGAAGGATTAGGAATTTTTAAGGGAAAAGTAATTCGATTTCCATCAACAGAACAAACGGGGCTCAAAGTGCCTCACATGGGTTGGAATTTGGTTCAACCTGTTCCTGGTAAAAACAACCCTTTACTTCCATCGGGTAAAGGTGGTTATGCTTATTTTGTTCATAGTTACTACCCTCAACCTACCGATGATAATATTGTTCTCGCAACTTGCGATTACGGAGTTTCTTTTCCCTGCATGGTAGGAAATGGCTCTATTTTGGGTGTCCAATTTCATCCGGAAAAAAGTCAACAATTTGGATTGCAAATTTTACATAATTTTGGAGAGTTCATTAAAAGGAAAACAACCTGA
- a CDS encoding universal stress protein has protein sequence MFRRILVPVDGSEQSLKGLRYAIHWTKNVKGGLTLLHVIDIKLLEGPLLRDVSSILGVTPWTNYQNQIHALLEERGKQILNLCETECQKNEISCEKILKTGIISRTILEESELYDIIIIGKSGEHSRWSEGFLGGTTQAVIRRSKRPVLITNQAEFRRGPFILAYDGSPSAKEALRISTELAKIWDVTCHVVYVANKPEEEIINEAIKYLKTNEVPFLSHTIHESSPSTGILDMARKISAELIVMGAFGKNRVHEWLLGSNTHSVIHTSTCPTLLTRLG, from the coding sequence ATGTTTCGAAGAATATTAGTCCCTGTAGATGGAAGTGAACAATCGTTAAAGGGGCTAAGATATGCTATTCATTGGACAAAAAATGTAAAAGGGGGGCTAACCCTTCTTCATGTCATTGATATTAAACTTTTAGAAGGTCCTCTTTTACGCGATGTAAGTAGCATATTAGGTGTAACACCGTGGACGAATTATCAAAATCAGATACATGCTTTATTGGAAGAACGAGGGAAACAAATATTAAACCTATGTGAAACAGAGTGTCAGAAAAATGAAATTTCTTGTGAAAAAATATTAAAAACAGGTATTATTTCACGAACAATTTTAGAAGAAAGCGAACTATACGACATTATTATTATCGGCAAATCTGGCGAACATTCCCGTTGGTCAGAAGGTTTCTTAGGCGGGACCACGCAGGCGGTTATTCGTCGCTCCAAACGCCCAGTCCTTATAACCAATCAGGCTGAATTTCGACGGGGACCTTTTATCCTCGCTTATGACGGTTCACCATCAGCAAAAGAAGCACTTCGTATCTCTACCGAATTAGCAAAAATATGGGATGTTACCTGCCATGTTGTTTATGTGGCGAACAAACCTGAAGAAGAAATCATAAACGAGGCAATTAAATACTTAAAAACGAATGAGGTTCCTTTTTTATCTCATACAATTCATGAAAGTTCTCCTTCAACAGGAATATTAGATATGGCTCGAAAAATTTCTGCCGAATTAATTGTTATGGGAGCCTTTGGGAAAAATCGGGTCCATGAATGGCTTTTGGGTAGCAATACTCATTCTGTAATTCATACTTCAACATGTCCAACGCTTCTAACAAGATTAGGTTAA
- a CDS encoding HDOD domain-containing protein, producing METYNNLKKAEEMIRRFKGLPSVPVVLSEALRITADPSVSYDKVIKIISQDPNLSGRLLRIANSPYYGLKHRVTNLQLALVILGIREFRCILIGSAVLDLMKFKNLQYQELYKKLWRESLFMASFCRELSQSLKLPYEGEDFLVGLLANIGASILLSEISQKYFEIINQSLNNHKKQLELEQQQFGFIQTDIANIFLKDWDIPPVLCDTIWRQYDIDYLPIDSAIDPKLSALLRLARYSLIEIQESVTYQETLQKSFTILDTTFENCKGLWEEIKKSKQTILTQSKIDLESLS from the coding sequence ATGGAAACATATAATAATTTAAAAAAAGCCGAAGAAATGATTCGAAGATTCAAAGGGTTACCTTCCGTGCCTGTTGTTTTATCGGAGGCACTACGCATAACTGCAGACCCTTCTGTAAGTTATGATAAGGTAATCAAAATTATATCTCAAGACCCTAATCTGTCCGGGCGTTTGTTACGCATTGCCAATTCCCCTTATTACGGACTTAAACATCGTGTAACAAACCTTCAACTGGCTTTAGTCATACTCGGCATTCGGGAATTCCGATGTATCCTTATCGGGTCGGCAGTTCTTGACCTGATGAAATTCAAAAATTTGCAGTATCAGGAACTCTATAAAAAACTGTGGCGAGAAAGTCTTTTCATGGCTTCCTTCTGTCGTGAGTTATCGCAATCATTAAAATTACCTTATGAAGGGGAAGATTTCCTTGTAGGTCTTCTTGCCAATATAGGCGCATCTATTTTACTAAGTGAAATATCTCAAAAATATTTTGAAATCATAAATCAATCCCTCAATAATCATAAAAAGCAGTTAGAACTTGAACAGCAACAATTTGGCTTTATACAAACGGATATAGCAAATATCTTTTTAAAGGATTGGGATATTCCACCAGTCCTTTGTGATACTATCTGGCGACAATACGATATAGATTATTTACCGATAGATAGCGCCATTGACCCGAAATTATCCGCATTACTAAGATTAGCTCGATACTCCCTGATAGAGATTCAGGAATCCGTTACCTATCAAGAAACCCTACAAAAATCTTTTACTATACTTGATACTACTTTTGAAAATTGCAAAGGTTTATGGGAAGAAATTAAAAAGTCCAAACAAACAATTCTTACTCAAAGTAAAATAGATTTAGAAAGCCTGTCTTAA